A part of Streptomyces sp. DSM 40750 genomic DNA contains:
- a CDS encoding FtsK/SpoIIIE family DNA translocase codes for MASRQSAAKKPPAKKAAAPTKAPAKKAPAKKAAAKKAPAKKATAKKTAPPKPAPNPTGGVYRLVRAVWLGAAHAVGAVFRGIGQGAKNLDPAHRKDGVALLLLALALIVAAGTWSNLRGPVGDLVEMLVTGAFGRLDLLVPVLLAVIAVRFIRHPEKPDANGRIVIGLSALVLGVLGQVHIACGAPARSAGMQAIRDAGGLIGWSTATPLTYTMGEALAVAMLVLLTVFGLLVVTATPVNAIPQRLRLLGRKLGIVADDEDDDEYDEDGARYDEQWRDAPPPRRRRRGSAPESYDPDGAEQEALSRRRPRRSAVRQPDPDRPMDAVDVAAAAAAALDGAVLHGMPPSPVVADLTQGVSVGDREETTPVPAARSKPPQQEAPAAKPPKGARQDALVPDLTKQAPDAPRELPPRAEQLQLSGDITYALPSLDLLERGGPGKTRSAANDAIVASLSNVFSEFKVDASVTGFTRGPTVTRYEVELGPAVKVERITALTKNIAYAVASPDVRIISPIPGKSAVGIEIPNTDREMVNLGDVLRLADAAEDDHPMLVALGKDVEGGYVMANLAKMPHVLVAGATGSGKSSCINCLITSVMVRATPEDVRMVLVDPKRVELTAYEGIPHLITPIITNPKRAAEALQWVVREMDLRYDDLAAFGYRHIDDFNEAIRNGKVKLPEGSERELQPYPYLLVIVDELADLMMVAPRDVEDAIVRITQLARAAGIHLVLATQRPSVDVVTGLIKANVPSRLAFATSSLADSRVILDQPGAEKLIGKGDGLFLPMGANKPTRMQGAFVTEDEVAAIVQHCKDQMAPVFRDDVTVGTKQKKEIDEEIGDDLDLLCQAAELVVSTQFGSTSMLQRKLRVGFAKAGRLMDLMESRGIVGPSEGSKARDVLVKPDELDGVLAVIRGETEG; via the coding sequence ATGGCCTCACGTCAGTCCGCAGCGAAGAAGCCGCCCGCGAAGAAGGCGGCCGCTCCGACGAAGGCTCCGGCGAAGAAGGCCCCCGCGAAGAAAGCCGCCGCCAAAAAGGCACCCGCCAAGAAGGCGACGGCGAAGAAGACGGCCCCTCCGAAGCCGGCGCCCAATCCGACCGGAGGCGTGTACAGGCTCGTACGCGCCGTCTGGCTCGGTGCCGCACACGCCGTCGGCGCCGTCTTCCGCGGCATAGGGCAGGGCGCGAAGAATCTCGACCCGGCGCACCGCAAGGACGGTGTCGCGCTGCTGCTGCTCGCCCTCGCCCTGATCGTCGCCGCCGGCACCTGGTCCAACCTGCGCGGCCCGGTCGGCGATCTCGTCGAGATGCTCGTGACCGGCGCCTTCGGCCGGCTCGACCTGCTCGTGCCGGTACTGCTCGCGGTCATCGCCGTACGGTTCATCCGGCACCCCGAGAAGCCCGACGCCAACGGCCGCATCGTCATTGGCCTCTCCGCGCTCGTCCTCGGCGTCCTCGGCCAGGTCCACATCGCGTGCGGGGCGCCCGCCCGCAGCGCCGGCATGCAGGCGATAAGGGACGCCGGGGGGCTCATCGGCTGGAGCACGGCCACCCCGCTGACGTACACCATGGGCGAGGCCCTCGCCGTGGCGATGCTCGTGCTGCTCACGGTCTTCGGGCTGCTCGTGGTCACCGCGACGCCGGTGAACGCGATTCCGCAGCGGCTGCGGCTCCTCGGGCGGAAGCTGGGCATCGTCGCGGACGACGAGGACGACGACGAGTACGACGAGGACGGCGCGCGCTACGACGAGCAGTGGCGCGATGCGCCGCCCCCGCGCCGCCGCAGGCGTGGCTCCGCCCCCGAGTCGTACGACCCCGACGGCGCCGAGCAGGAGGCCCTCTCCCGGCGCCGCCCCAGGCGCTCCGCCGTACGGCAGCCCGACCCGGACCGGCCGATGGACGCGGTGGACGTCGCCGCGGCCGCCGCTGCCGCGCTCGACGGGGCCGTGCTGCACGGGATGCCGCCCTCGCCGGTGGTCGCCGACCTCACCCAGGGCGTCAGCGTCGGGGACCGCGAGGAGACGACCCCCGTCCCGGCCGCGCGCAGCAAGCCGCCCCAGCAGGAAGCGCCGGCCGCCAAGCCGCCCAAGGGGGCCAGGCAGGACGCCCTGGTGCCGGACCTCACCAAACAGGCCCCCGACGCGCCCCGCGAGCTGCCGCCGCGTGCTGAACAGCTTCAGCTCTCCGGCGACATCACCTACGCCCTGCCCTCGCTCGACCTCCTGGAGCGGGGCGGCCCCGGCAAGACGCGCAGCGCCGCCAACGACGCCATAGTGGCCTCCCTCTCGAACGTCTTCTCCGAGTTCAAGGTCGACGCCTCCGTCACCGGCTTCACCCGCGGGCCGACGGTCACGCGCTACGAGGTCGAGCTGGGTCCGGCGGTGAAGGTCGAGCGGATCACCGCGCTCACCAAGAACATCGCGTACGCCGTCGCCAGCCCGGACGTGCGGATCATCAGCCCGATCCCCGGTAAGTCGGCCGTCGGCATCGAGATCCCCAACACCGACCGCGAGATGGTCAACCTCGGTGACGTACTGCGCCTCGCGGACGCGGCCGAGGACGACCACCCGATGCTGGTCGCGCTCGGCAAGGACGTCGAGGGCGGTTATGTGATGGCCAATCTGGCGAAGATGCCGCACGTGCTCGTCGCAGGTGCGACCGGCTCGGGCAAATCGTCGTGCATCAACTGCCTGATCACCTCGGTCATGGTCCGCGCGACCCCCGAGGACGTCCGCATGGTCCTCGTCGACCCCAAGCGCGTCGAACTGACCGCGTACGAGGGCATCCCGCACCTGATCACGCCGATCATCACCAACCCCAAGCGGGCCGCCGAGGCGCTCCAGTGGGTCGTGCGTGAGATGGATCTGCGCTACGACGACCTGGCGGCGTTCGGCTACCGGCACATCGACGACTTCAACGAGGCCATCAGGAACGGCAAGGTGAAGCTGCCCGAGGGCAGCGAGCGCGAGCTCCAGCCGTACCCGTATCTGCTGGTGATCGTGGACGAGCTGGCCGACCTGATGATGGTCGCGCCGCGGGACGTCGAAGACGCGATCGTGCGCATCACGCAGCTCGCGCGCGCGGCCGGCATCCATCTGGTGCTCGCCACGCAGCGGCCGTCCGTGGACGTCGTCACCGGTCTGATCAAGGCGAACGTGCCCTCGCGTCTCGCCTTCGCCACCTCCTCGCTCGCCGACTCGCGCGTCATCCTCGACCAGCCCGGTGCCGAGAAGCTCATCGGCAAGGGCGATGGGCTCTTCCTGCCGATGGGGGCGAACAAGCCGACCCGTATGCAGGGCGCGTTCGTGACCGAGGACGAGGTCGCGGCGATCGTCCAGCACTGCAAGGACCAGATGGCGCCCGTCTTCCGGGACGACGTCACCGTGGGCACCAAGCAGAAGAAGGAGATCGACGAGGAGATCGGCGACGACCTCGACCTGCTGTGCCAGGCGGCCGAGCTCGTCGTCTCCACCCAGTTCGGCTCGACCTCCATGCTCCAGCGCAAGCTCCGCGTCGGCTTCGCCAAGGCCGGGCGGCTGATGGACCTCATGGAGTCCCGGGGCATCGTGGGGCCGAGCGAGGGCTCCAAGGCACGTGACGTTCTTGTGAAACCCGACGAACTGGACGGCGTGCTGGCAGTGATCCGGGGGGAGACTGAGGGATAA